Proteins encoded together in one Urocitellus parryii isolate mUroPar1 chromosome 3, mUroPar1.hap1, whole genome shotgun sequence window:
- the Ticam1 gene encoding TIR domain-containing adapter molecule 1, translated as MACPGPSLPGAFDLLGAAGQDKLLYLKHKLKTLRPGCRGAGLLHAMVLLTLGQETEARISLEAQKEDAAARLVARQWAGVDGAEALEEPPDVSWAVARVYHLLAEEQLCPASLRDSAYQAALRAHGSRGDRRLAELQDEARDRCGWDVLRDLSGFQPLCSDLGGLPPSSASPSGARSLPRPIDSQRDWSQGRSLRSTSSPVSLTRSLAISQSPTMPLASPQRSTPGPSKLFQEPQASPGPEPVPTGCQEPEEMSWPPSVDAACSPELADCPVPRLPAAAPAPAAAQPPEPPEAPETSSQGPVECTERSAGPGPLPLPTVEATESPGLVKEGTPPQLSGEETAPQKSKPSPPTASLPPTPASTSPCPSSFESVSSEQKFYNFVVLHARADEQVALRVREKLEALGVPDGATFCEDFQVPGRGELRCLQDAIDHSGFTILLLTSNFNCRLSLHQVSQALMSSFTQHGREDCVVPFLPLESSLEQLGPDTASLLTGLVWLDENSKVFTRKVANTFKPQKLRARKAHWRKEQDVRALREHSQHLEGERRQAAAMAAAYWDSLQSYGAWQSQMDRLQAAFGSHLSFRTQVPHPSQVPLGGQVPWGEPSPLPTWPGHPQPPPWPAGSPAPAFPPPPAAPPAPGLQPLIIHHAQMVQLGLSNHMWNQRGAQAPEDKTQEEGR; from the coding sequence ATGGCCTGCCCGGGCCCGTCACTGCCCGGCGCCTTCGACCTCCTGGGCGCGGCGGGCCAGGACAAGCTGCTCTACCTGAAGCACAAGCTCAAGACTCTGCGCCCGGGCTGCCGGGGGGCCGGCCTGCTGCACGCCATGGTGCTGCTCACGCTGGGCCAGGAAACCGAGGCCAGGATCTCCCTGGAGGCCCAGAAGGAGGACGCGGCGGCCCGGCTGGTGGCCCGCCAGTGGGCCGGCGTGGACGGCGCCGAGGCCCTGGAGGAGCCCCCCGACGTGTCCTGGGCCGTGGCCCGTGTCTACCACCTGCTGGCCGAGgagcagctgtgcccagcctcgCTGCGGGACTCGGCCTACCAGGCCGCCCTCCGCGCCCACGGCTCCAGGGGCGACCGCCGGCTGGCCGAGCTGCAGGACGAGGCCCGGGACCGGTGCGGGTGGGACGTCCTCCGGGACCTGAGTGGCTTCCAGCCCCTCTGTTCCGACCTGGGTGGCCTCCCACCGTCCTCGGCGTCACCCTCTGGGGCCAGGAGCCTCCCGCGCCCCATCGACAGCCAGCGGGACTGGAGCCAGGGGCGCTCCCTGCGGTCCACCAGCAGCCCCGTCTCCCTGACCCGCAGCTTGGCCATCAGTCAGTCCCCCACCATGCCCCTCGCGAGCCCGCAGCGCAGCACCCCGGGGCCCAGCAAGCTCTTCCAGGAGCCCCAGGCCAGCCCGGGGCCTGAGCCTGTCCCCACGGGCTGCCAAGAGCCAGAGGAGATGAGCTGGCCCCCTTCAGTGGACGCGGCCTGCTCCCCGGAGCTGGCAGACTGCCCCGTCCCCAGGCTCCCTGCGgcggccccagccccagccgctGCCCAACCCCCTGAGCCCCCCGAGGCTCCAGAGACCAGCAGCCAAGGCCCAGTGGAGTGCACAGAGCGGTCTGCGGGCCCCGGAcctctgcccctgcccactgtggAGGCCACGGAGAGTCCTGGCCTTGTCAAGGAGGGGACACCACCCCAACTCTCGGGAGAAGAGACCGCACCCCAGAAGAGCAAGCCAAGCCCACCCACGGCCTCCCTGCCTCCGACCCCAGCCTCCACGTccccctgtccctcctcctttGAGTCAGTGTCATCCGAGCAGAAGTTCTATAACTTTGTGGTCCTCCACGCCAGGGCTGACGAGCAGGTCGCCCTGCGAGTGCGGGAGAAGCTGGAGGCCCTCGGGGTGCCAGATGGGGCCACCTTCTGCGAGGACTTCCAGGTGCCGGGGCGCGGGGAGCTGCGCTGCTTGCAGGACGCCATTGACCACTCGGGCTTCACCATCCTGCTGCTGACCTCCAACTTCAACTGCCGCCTGAGCCTGCACCAGGTCAGCCAGGCCCTCATGAGCAGCTTCACGCAGCACGGGAGGGAGGACTGCGTCGTGCCCTTCCTGCCCCTGGAGAGCTCCCTGGAGCAGCTCGGCCCCGACACGGCCAGCCTGCTCACGGGCCTCGTGTGGCTGGACGAGAACTCCAAGGTCTTCACCAGGAAGGTGGCCAACACCTTCAAGCCGCAGAAGCTGCGGGCGCGCAAGGCCCACTGGAGGAAGGAGCAGGACGTCCGCGCCCTGCGGGAGCACAGCCAGCACCTGGAGGGCGAGCGGCGGCAGGCGGCCGCCATGGCCGCCGCGTACTGGGACAGCCTGCAGAGCTACGGGGCCTGGCAGTCGCAGATGGACAGGCTCCAGGCAGCCTTCGGCAGCCACTTGTCCTTCCGGACTCAGGTGCCTCACCCGTCTCAGGTGCCCCTGGGGGGCCAGGTGCCCTGGGGGGAGCCGTCCCCCCTCCCCACCTGGCCGGGACACCCCCAGCCGCCTCCGTGGCCAGCGGGCAGCCCCGCGCCCGCCTTCCCGCCGCCGCCCGCGGCCCCGCCGGCCCCGGGGTTGCAGCCCCTCATCATCCACCACGCGCAGATGGTGCAGCTGGGGCTCAGCAACCACATGTGGAACCAGAGGGGGGCCCAGGCGCCCGAGGACAAGACGCAGGAAGAAGGGCGGTGA
- the Plin3 gene encoding perilipin-3: MSTQGSGTEADSDTQVPAEGPEPQPSVVGRVASMPLISSTCDLVSAAYASTKESHPHVKTVCDAAEKGIKTLTAAAVSGAQPILSKLEPQIASASEYAHRGLDRLEDSLPVLQQPTEKVLAETKELVSSRVSGAREMVSDTVSSAKDAVATRVSGAVDVTRGAVQSGVDMTKSMVTSGVHSVMGSRVGQMVMSGVDTVLCRSEEWMDNHLPMTDEELARIATSLEGFDVASVQQQRQEQSYFVRLGSLSERLRQHAYEHSLGKLRSTRQRAQDGLQQLAQALSLMETVKQGVDQKLVEGQERLHQMWLSWSQKEQGPQGTERDPAKPEQVELQALTMFRGITQQLQTTCASLASSIQGLPSQVKDQVQQARRQVEDLQSTFASIHSFQDLSGSILLQSREQVAKAREAVDRTVEFVARSTPVTWLVGPFAPGITEKAPEGGPGGSQAGAAPPPEGPRSEEPAPGY, encoded by the exons ATGTCTACCCAGGGCTCAGGCACAGAGGCGGACTCTGACACCCAGGTGCCTGCAGAAGGACCAGAACCACAG CCCAGCGTGGTGGGCCGGGTGGCCAGCATGCCCCTCATCAGCTCCACCTGTGACTTGGTGTCGGCTGCCTACGCCTCCACCAAGGAGAGCCACCCCCACGTCAAGACCGTCTGTGACGCGGCAGAGAAAGGCATCAAGACCCTCACCGCGGCCGCGGTCAGCGGGGCCCAGCCCATCCTGTCCAAGCTGGAGCCCCAGA TTGCATCGGCCAGCGAGTACGCACACAGGGGCCTGGACAGGCTGGAGGACAGTCTGCCCGTCCTGCAGCAGCCCACGGAGAAG GTCCTGGCGGAAACCAAGGAGCTCGTGTCGTCCAGGGTGTCTGGGGCCCGGGAAATGGTGTCCGACACCGTGTCCAGCGCCAAGGATGCTGTGGCCACCCGAGTGTCGGGGGCAGTGGACGTGACCCGTGGGGCTGTGCAGAGTGGTGTGGACATGACCAAGTCCATGGTGACCAGTGGTGTCCACTCGGTCATGGGCTCCCGCGTGGGACAGATGGTGATGAGCGGGGTGGACACGGTGCTCTGCAGGTCGGAAGAGTGGATGGACAACCACCTGCCCATGACGGATGAGGAGCTGG CGCGCATCGCCACGTCCCTGGAGGGCTTCGACGTGGCCTCGGTGcagcagcagcggcaggagcAGAGCTACTTCGTGCGCCTGGGCTCGCTGTCGGAGCGGCTGCGGCAGCACGCCTACGAGCACTCCCTGGGCAAGCTGCGCAGCACCCGGCAGCGGGCCCAGGACGGGCTGCAGCAGCTGGCGCAGGCGCTCAGCCTG ATGGAGACCGTGAAGCAGGGTGTGGACCAGAAGCTGGTGGAGGGCCAGGAGAGGCTGCACCAGATGTGGCTCAGCTGGAGCCAGAAGGAGCAGGGACCCCAGGGCACCGAGAGGGACCCAGCCAAGCCAGAG CAGGTGGAGTTGCAGGCGCTCACCATGTTCCGGGGCATCACCCAGCAGTTGCAGACCACCTGTGCCTCCCTGGCGTCCAGCATCCAGGGGCTGCCCTCTCAGGTGAAGGACCAGGTGCAGCAGGCCCGCCGCCAGGTGGAGGACCTCCAGTCCACCTTTGCCAGCATCCACTCCTTCCAGGACCTGTCCGGCAGCATCCTGCTGCAGAGCCGTGAGCAGGTGGCGAAGGCCCGAGAGGCCGTGGACCGCACGGTGGAGTTCGTGGCCCGGAGCACCCCCGTCACGTGGCTGGTGGGGCCCTTCGCCCCCGGGATCACCGAGAAGGCCCCGGAGGGCGGCCCGGGAGGGAGCCAGGCTGGCGCTGCCCCCCCGCCCGAGGGGCCCCGCAGTGAGGAGCCGGCCCCTGGCTACTGA
- the Fem1a gene encoding protein fem-1 homolog A, giving the protein MDLHTAVYNAAHDGKLQLLQKLLSGRSREELDELMGEVACGGTPLLIAARYGHLDVVEYLVDRCGASVEAGGSVHFDGETIEGAPPLWAASAAGHLDVVRSLLRRGASVNRTTRTNSTPLRAACFDGHLEVVRYLVGEHQADLEVANRHGHTCLMISCYKGHREIARYLLEQGAQVNRRSAKGNTALHDCAESGSLEILQLLLGCNARMERDGYGMTPLLAASVTGHTNIVEYLIQKQPGQPQAAGAGPPQEGSAPEEPLTYESCCPTSREAAIEALELLGATYVDKKRDLLGALKHWRRAMELRHQGGEYLPKPEPQQPVLAYDYSREVNSAQELEALITDPDEMRMQALLIRERILGPSHPDTSYYIRYRGAVYADSGNFERCIRLWKYALDMQQSNLEPLSPMTASSFLSFAELFSYVLQDRAAKGSLGTQIGFTDLMGVLSKGVREVERALQQPREPGDSAQFTKALAIILHLLYLMGKVETSPSQEHLKHQTVYRLLRCAPRGRNGFTPLHMAADKDTTNVGRYRVGTFPSLHVVKVLLDCGADPDSRDFDNNTPLHIAAQNNCPAIMNALVEAGAHMDATNAFKKTACELLDEGLLAKSTMQPFNYVTLQCLAARALDKNKIPYKGFIPEELEAFIQLH; this is encoded by the coding sequence ATGGACCTCCACACCGCCGTGTACAATGCCGCCCACGACGGCAAGCTGCAGCTACTGCAGAAGCTGCTCAGCGGCCGGAGCCGGGAGGAGCTGGATGAGCTGATGGGCGAGGTGGCCTGCGGAGGGACGCCGCTGCTCATCGCCGCCCGCTACGGCCACCTGGACGTGGTGGAGTACCTGGTGGACCGGTGCGGCGCCAGCGTGGAGGCCGGCGGCTCGGTGCACTTCGACGGCGAGACCATCGAGGGCGCGCCGCCGCTGTGGGCCGCCTCGGCCGCCGGGCACCTGGACGTGGTGCGCAGCCTGCTGCGCCGCGGCGCCTCGGTGAACCGCACCACGCGCACCAACTCCACGCCGCTGCGCGCCGCCTGCTTCGACGGCCACCTGGAGGTGGTGCGCTACCTGGTGGGCGAGCACCAGGCCGACCTGGAGGTGGCCAACCGGCACGGGCACACGTGCCTCATGATCTCCTGCTACAAGGGCCACCGCGAGATCGCGCGCTACCTGCTGGAGCAGGGCGCCCAGGTGAACAGGCGCAGCGCCAAAGGCAACACGGCGCTGCACGACTGCGCCGAGTCCGGCAGCCTGGAGATCCTGCAGCTGCTGCTGGGCTGCAACGCGCGCATGGAGCGCGACGGCTACGGCATGACCCCGCTGCTGGCGGCCAGCGTGACGGGCCACACCAACATCGTGGAGTACCTCATCCAGAAGCAGCCAGGCCAGCCGCAGGCGGCCGGCGCAGGGCCGCCCCAGGAGGGCTCCGCCCCAGAGGAGCCCCTCACCTACGAGAGCTGCTGCCCCACCAGCCGGGAAGCTGCCATAGAagccctggagctgctgggagcCACGTATGTGGATAAGAAGCGAGATCTGCTGGGGGCCCTTAAGCACTGGAGACGCGCCATGGAGCTGCGGCACCAGGGCGGCGAGTATTTGCCCAAACCCGAGCCCCAGCAGCCGGTCTTGGCCTACGACTATTCCAGGGAGGTGAACAGCGCCCAGGAACTGGAAGCGCTGATCACGGACCCGGATGAGATGCGCATGCAGGCGCTGTTGATCCGGGAGCGCATCCTGGGCCCCTCGCACCCCGACACCTCCTACTACATCCGGTACCGGGGCGCTGTGTACGCCGACTCGGGCAACTTCGAGCGCTGCATCCGCCTGTGGAAGTATGCCCTGGACATGCAGCAGAGCAACCTGGAGCCCCTGAGCCCCATGACAGCCAGCAGCTTCCTCTCCTTTGCCGAACTCTTCTCCTACGTGCTGCAGGACCGCGCCgccaagggcagcctgggcacgcAGATCGGCTTCACAGACCTCATGGGCGTGCTCAGCAAAGGCGTCCGGGAAGTGGAGCGGGCCCTGCAGCAGCCCAGGGAGCCCGGGGACTCGGCACAGTTCACCAAGGCGCTGGCCATCATCCTGCACCTGCTCTACCTGATGGGCAAGGTGGAGACCAGCCCCAGCCAGGAGCACCTGAAGCACCAGACGGTCTACCGGCTGCTCCGGTGCGCTCCCCGCGGCAGGAACGGCTTCACGCCCCTGCACATGGCTGCCGACAAGGACACCACCAACGTGGGCCGCTACCGCGTGGGCACCTTCCCCTCCCTGCACGTGGTCAAAGTGCTGCTGGACTGTGGGGCCGACCCGGACAGCAGGGACTTTGACAACAACACCCCGCTGCACATCGCGGCCCAGAACAACTGCCCGGCCATCATGAACGCCCTGGTGGAAGCTGGGGCCCACATGGACGCCACCAACGCCTTCAAGAAAACCGCCTGCGAGCTGCTGGACGAGGGGCTGCTGGCCAAGAGCACCATGCAGCCCTTCAACTACGTGACCCTGCAGTGCCTCGCCGCCCGCGCCCTGGACAAGAACAAGATCCCCTACAAGGGCTTCATCCCCGAGGAGCTGGAGGCCTTCATCCAGCTGCACTGA